The following are encoded together in the Mammaliicoccus vitulinus genome:
- a CDS encoding glycerophosphodiester phosphodiesterase: MNLYNPHSIIKVAHRGVPSLVPENTIASYKHALTLNIDMLEIDIHRTRDNKLVIIHDPTTDRTSLEKGIIKNLTYKELEKYDVGKWKGESFVGERIPLFEDVLQLIKNVDIKLLIEVKQPEKYPGIEEQILKSIDENGINEEQIIIQSFNKKSIQKFQALRPGIKLGVLIKKKDKFISKSTIRKIGAYANYINPNYKIVTKRFVEAAHQSNMKVLPYTINDKQAAHDMLAIHVDGIITDYAQSLEEWLEE, from the coding sequence ATGAATCTGTATAATCCACATTCTATAATTAAAGTAGCACATAGAGGTGTGCCATCGCTAGTCCCAGAAAATACAATCGCATCTTATAAACATGCACTTACATTAAATATCGATATGCTCGAAATAGATATACATAGAACGCGAGATAATAAACTCGTTATTATTCATGATCCTACAACAGATCGTACTTCATTAGAAAAAGGCATAATCAAGAACTTAACATATAAAGAACTGGAAAAATACGATGTAGGTAAATGGAAAGGGGAATCTTTTGTAGGAGAACGCATACCGCTTTTTGAAGATGTTTTACAGTTAATTAAAAATGTAGATATTAAATTATTAATAGAAGTCAAACAACCGGAAAAATATCCAGGTATAGAAGAACAAATTCTTAAATCTATAGATGAAAATGGCATCAATGAAGAACAAATTATCATACAGTCTTTTAACAAAAAATCAATTCAGAAATTCCAAGCATTAAGACCAGGAATTAAATTAGGCGTCCTCATAAAAAAGAAAGATAAGTTTATAAGTAAAAGTACTATAAGAAAAATAGGGGCGTATGCGAACTATATCAATCCAAATTACAAAATCGTCACAAAAAGATTTGTAGAAGCGGCACATCAATCCAACATGAAAGTATTACCATATACTATAAATGATAAGCAGGCAGCTCACGATATGCTTGCGATACATGTCGATGGCATTATAACAGATTACGCTCAAAGTTTAGAAGAATGGTTAGAAGAGTAG
- the serA gene encoding phosphoglycerate dehydrogenase, translating into MFKVIVVDPISEEGLKSLTDHEQFEVDINTGLSESELINIIGDYDALIVRSQTQITPPILDAAKNLRVVARAGVGVDNIDIDHATKQGILVINAPDGNTISATEHSMAMILSMARNIPEAHRSLQEGNWDRKKYRGTELYKKTLGVIGAGRIGLGVAKRAQSFGMNILAFDPYLSSDDAKRLDITRATVEEIAEQADFITVHTPLTPKTKGLVNEDFFNIAKPNLQIINVARGGIIDEDALIKALDEGKIAKAALDVFTEEPANNTPLTQHEKIIVTPHLGASTIEAQEKVAVSVANEIIDIFENNNVFHAVNAPQMTGEVEEELRPFVELSRTTGEVGIQLFEKGPRELKIKYHGEIALDDTSLITRQLVMGVLKQDLGDHVNLINALVLLNEQGVTYQIEKNSKKHGFSNYIELELVNKDHSIKIGSTVLNGYGPRIVRINDYPVDFKPEKHMLLIHHNDRPGIVGKMGQILGEHGINIASMHLGRHSIGGEALMILSIDDEASDETIADLFAIDGFQSIKKVELNNSL; encoded by the coding sequence ATGTTTAAAGTAATCGTAGTAGATCCAATATCAGAAGAAGGTTTAAAAAGTTTAACAGACCATGAACAATTCGAAGTAGATATCAATACCGGTCTAAGTGAATCAGAACTTATTAACATTATAGGTGACTATGATGCTTTAATCGTAAGAAGCCAAACACAAATAACACCACCTATTTTAGATGCAGCGAAGAATTTACGCGTTGTAGCAAGAGCTGGTGTTGGTGTTGATAATATCGACATCGACCACGCTACTAAACAAGGTATTTTAGTTATTAATGCTCCTGATGGAAACACAATATCAGCTACTGAACATTCAATGGCAATGATTCTATCAATGGCTCGTAACATTCCAGAAGCACACCGCTCTTTACAAGAAGGCAATTGGGATAGAAAAAAATATCGCGGAACTGAATTATACAAAAAAACACTTGGTGTAATCGGTGCAGGTAGAATCGGACTTGGCGTTGCTAAGCGCGCTCAAAGTTTCGGTATGAACATCCTTGCATTTGATCCATATTTATCAAGTGATGATGCGAAAAGATTAGATATTACGAGAGCAACAGTTGAAGAAATAGCTGAACAAGCTGATTTCATAACTGTTCATACCCCTCTTACACCTAAAACAAAAGGTCTTGTAAATGAAGATTTCTTCAATATTGCTAAACCAAACTTACAAATCATCAACGTTGCTAGAGGTGGTATCATCGATGAAGATGCACTGATTAAAGCACTTGATGAAGGTAAAATAGCAAAAGCAGCACTTGATGTATTTACTGAAGAACCAGCAAATAATACACCTTTAACACAACATGAGAAAATTATTGTAACACCACATTTAGGTGCTTCTACTATCGAAGCTCAAGAAAAAGTTGCTGTATCTGTTGCTAATGAAATTATAGATATTTTTGAAAACAACAACGTTTTTCACGCAGTTAATGCTCCGCAAATGACAGGTGAAGTTGAAGAAGAATTAAGACCTTTCGTTGAATTAAGTAGAACTACCGGTGAAGTTGGTATTCAACTATTCGAAAAAGGACCACGAGAATTAAAAATTAAATATCATGGTGAAATAGCATTGGATGATACGAGTTTAATTACAAGACAACTTGTAATGGGCGTCTTAAAACAAGATTTAGGAGATCACGTTAACTTGATCAATGCACTTGTACTTCTGAATGAACAAGGTGTAACTTACCAAATTGAAAAAAATAGTAAAAAACACGGATTCAGTAACTATATTGAATTAGAATTAGTGAATAAAGATCATTCTATAAAAATCGGTTCTACTGTATTAAATGGATATGGTCCGAGAATTGTCCGTATCAATGATTATCCTGTAGACTTTAAACCAGAAAAACATATGTTATTAATACATCATAACGACCGTCCAGGTATCGTAGGTAAAATGGGACAAATCTTAGGAGAACATGGTATTAATATCGCTTCTATGCATTTAGGAAGACATTCTATAGGCGGAGAAGCATTGATGATATTATCAATCGATGATGAAGCTTCAGACGAAACAATCGCTGATTTATTTGCGATAGATGGATTCCAAAGTATTAAAAAAGTAGAACTTAATAATTCATTGTAA
- a CDS encoding HAD family hydrolase: protein MKQVLFDVDGVFLSEERCFDVSALTVYELLHSESFLNLKGSIHLNDLKENDIEQIRKDIFIDDKILNQLKSLGLNSNWDMLFIVISTHLIELLKKENVTNLDLSHDNFNEETLQSFAKDLEGAQIDFETPLQFLSKATSGKENIYQDLIAYAKDQLNVNDASIFELKSKFWDIAQEVYQEWYLGTELYKEVEHKTPRTTYKNGYIKEEVVLADIDAVTQLLEDLKQAGYQIGIATGRPRTETLVPFETIGWLKQFDEFHIGTASEVLEAETTYPELKPLGKPNPFSYLIANSGNNPDKYLTYIENQENIFENEDIYIVGDSLADLLSAKKTGATFIGTLTGLKGQAAKAELEANDAEHIVDNVLDIRSVLL from the coding sequence TTAACAGTTTATGAGTTGTTACATAGTGAATCATTTTTAAATTTAAAAGGGTCTATCCACTTAAATGATTTAAAAGAAAATGATATCGAGCAAATAAGAAAAGATATATTTATTGATGATAAAATTTTAAATCAACTTAAATCATTAGGCTTAAATTCAAATTGGGATATGCTTTTCATTGTTATTAGCACACACTTAATTGAATTGTTAAAAAAAGAAAATGTTACAAATTTAGATTTGAGTCATGACAATTTTAATGAAGAAACATTACAAAGCTTCGCAAAAGATTTAGAAGGAGCACAAATTGATTTTGAAACACCACTTCAATTTTTATCTAAAGCAACATCAGGTAAAGAAAATATTTATCAAGATTTGATCGCTTATGCAAAAGATCAATTAAATGTAAATGATGCTTCAATTTTTGAACTCAAAAGTAAATTCTGGGATATTGCTCAAGAAGTATATCAAGAGTGGTATTTAGGTACTGAATTGTACAAAGAAGTTGAGCATAAGACACCTAGAACAACATACAAAAACGGTTATATTAAAGAAGAAGTCGTGTTGGCAGATATAGACGCAGTCACACAACTACTTGAAGATTTAAAACAAGCTGGTTATCAAATAGGGATAGCTACTGGTAGACCTAGAACAGAAACATTAGTACCATTCGAAACAATAGGGTGGTTAAAGCAATTTGACGAGTTCCATATCGGTACTGCTTCAGAAGTGTTAGAAGCTGAAACAACATACCCAGAACTTAAACCATTAGGTAAACCTAATCCATTTAGTTACCTTATTGCAAATAGTGGTAACAATCCAGACAAGTACTTAACGTATATAGAGAACCAAGAAAATATCTTTGAAAATGAAGACATATATATTGTTGGTGATTCATTAGCAGATTTATTAAGTGCTAAAAAGACTGGCGCTACATTTATAGGTACATTAACAGGCTTAAAAGGCCAAGCAGCTAAAGCAGAATTGGAAGCAAATGATGCTGAACATATTGTAGATAATGTATTAGATATTAGAAGCGTATTATTATAA
- the rpsD gene encoding 30S ribosomal protein S4, translating into MSRFRGSNWKKSRRLGISLSGTGKELEKRPYVPGQHGPTQRIKLSEYGQQLQEKQKLRFMYGITERQFRSTFDKAGNMKGVHGDNFMALLASRLDAVVYELGLARTRRQARQLVNHGHVTVDGARVDIPSYSLKPGQTIGIREKSQKLNIVLESTELSNHVPDYLTFDADKLEGTFVRVPERSELSAEINEQLIVEYYSR; encoded by the coding sequence ATGTCACGATTTAGAGGTTCAAACTGGAAAAAATCACGTCGTTTAGGTATTTCATTAAGCGGCACAGGTAAAGAATTAGAAAAACGTCCTTACGTACCAGGACAACACGGTCCAACTCAACGTATTAAATTATCTGAGTATGGTCAACAATTACAAGAGAAACAAAAATTACGTTTCATGTACGGAATTACTGAACGTCAATTCCGCAGCACTTTCGATAAAGCTGGTAACATGAAAGGTGTTCATGGTGATAACTTCATGGCACTATTAGCTTCTCGTTTAGACGCAGTAGTATACGAACTAGGTTTAGCTCGTACTCGTCGTCAAGCTCGTCAATTAGTTAACCATGGTCACGTAACTGTAGATGGCGCTCGTGTAGATATCCCATCTTACTCTTTAAAACCAGGTCAAACTATTGGTATTCGTGAGAAATCACAAAAATTAAACATCGTGTTAGAATCAACAGAATTAAGTAACCACGTTCCTGATTACTTAACATTCGATGCTGACAAATTAGAAGGTACTTTCGTACGCGTTCCAGAACGTAGCGAATTATCAGCTGAAATCAATGAACAATTAATCGTTGAGTACTACTCTCGTTAA
- a CDS encoding pyridoxal-phosphate-dependent aminotransferase family protein, whose protein sequence is MYQHDSLLLAPGPTTVPREILERMNLPMTGHRTKEFSQIIHQASRDLQIIFGAKHPVAILTSSGTSALEAAMVNTVNPEDDIVIIVSGAFGDRFRKIASSYPFNAHIFEVEWGKGVDLEEFETYLNSLNVDIKAVFTQFCETSTSVKHPIHELGKLVKTFNPNTYFVVDGVSIIGAVQVDMEKDLIDVLVSGSQKAIMLPPGAAFVAYNDRAIERFKEVTTSRFYLDLNKYITSLNDDSTPFTPAVSLIRGVQAYCDLISEEKFENTIKRHEVCKTAVRESLKALDMELLVEDQFASPTVTAFVPNKNEVKQIKDELLSRFNITIAGGQQHLKGTILRVGHMGKVSPNDMLQFISALEVILTEIREESVLGKGVTKFQEVVNQYV, encoded by the coding sequence ATGTATCAGCACGATTCTTTATTACTCGCACCAGGTCCTACCACTGTTCCAAGGGAGATTTTAGAAAGAATGAATCTACCTATGACAGGGCATAGAACGAAAGAATTTAGTCAAATCATTCATCAAGCATCAAGAGATTTACAAATAATTTTTGGGGCCAAGCACCCTGTAGCTATTCTTACTTCGTCAGGTACGAGTGCTTTAGAAGCAGCTATGGTTAATACAGTTAATCCAGAAGATGATATTGTCATTATCGTTTCAGGCGCTTTTGGCGATAGATTCAGAAAAATAGCTTCTTCTTATCCTTTCAATGCACATATTTTTGAAGTTGAATGGGGAAAAGGTGTCGATTTAGAAGAATTTGAAACATATTTAAACTCACTTAATGTGGATATTAAAGCGGTATTTACACAATTCTGTGAAACTTCAACTTCTGTAAAGCACCCTATTCATGAATTAGGAAAATTAGTAAAAACATTTAATCCTAATACATATTTTGTAGTAGATGGTGTAAGTATTATCGGCGCAGTTCAAGTAGACATGGAAAAAGATCTTATCGACGTACTCGTTTCAGGTAGTCAAAAAGCAATTATGTTACCTCCTGGAGCTGCTTTTGTAGCGTATAACGATAGAGCAATTGAACGTTTTAAAGAAGTGACGACTTCAAGATTTTATTTAGATTTAAATAAATACATAACTTCTTTAAATGATGATTCAACACCTTTCACACCAGCTGTATCTCTTATAAGAGGTGTTCAAGCTTATTGTGATTTAATTAGTGAAGAAAAATTTGAAAACACAATTAAAAGACATGAAGTTTGTAAAACAGCAGTAAGAGAAAGTTTAAAAGCTTTAGATATGGAATTATTAGTTGAAGATCAATTTGCTTCTCCAACAGTAACTGCTTTTGTACCAAACAAAAATGAAGTTAAACAAATTAAAGACGAATTACTTAGTAGATTCAACATAACAATCGCAGGTGGTCAACAACATTTAAAAGGTACAATTTTAAGAGTTGGTCATATGGGTAAAGTTTCTCCAAATGATATGCTGCAATTTATAAGTGCATTAGAAGTGATACTTACAGAAATACGTGAAGAATCAGTACTCGGTAAAGGTGTTACAAAATTCCAGGAGGTAGTTAATCAATATGTTTAA
- the ezrA gene encoding septation ring formation regulator EzrA, protein MAIYITLAIIIIILIGIGIMLWLRTSKRNLITETEQRKQKIKQLPFQDELAKLKKLNIHGEAKDKYDQFKREWQTVLQEDLKVVDAKIQDADTELDKFKFSQSEESIADANKIMDGIEKKYTRLAQSVTELMTTVETSDRLYDESKQIYRETKREVLANRHQFGDAAELIEKNIEAFLPRIEQYEELVADGHYIKASGHIDQLNTDMKRMQEDMNEIPLLIKDVQKELPGQFQDLKFGCRDLKVEGYNLEHVKVEGTLQTLRGKLNLVEPLIGRLELTKADRIINEINDTLDDMYDLIEHEVKSKNTVEQSKEIITDELFHAKDMNYTLQTEIEYVKENYYISEEDVHKVRQYENEIQNLISVYDEILGEMAKTNVRYSEVEDNLLYIEEHVQVINDNQQKIQNHLVSLREDEAAAQQNTLRVQTKKEEIYRNLLASNLPSVPERFVIMKNEIDHEIREVNKIFSQRPINVQYVKDKVSNIVLQMNKFEDETTDVLINAVHAETLIQYGNRYRKENNELNKSLNEAERLFANNRYKRAIEIAETALEKVEPGISNKIEEDVNKR, encoded by the coding sequence ATGGCAATTTATATAACACTTGCAATTATTATCATTATATTAATTGGTATTGGTATAATGTTATGGTTACGTACATCAAAGCGAAATTTGATTACTGAAACCGAGCAGCGTAAGCAAAAAATTAAACAATTACCTTTTCAAGATGAATTAGCTAAACTTAAAAAATTAAACATACATGGTGAAGCTAAGGATAAGTATGACCAGTTTAAAAGAGAGTGGCAAACTGTCTTACAAGAAGATTTAAAAGTTGTAGATGCAAAAATTCAAGACGCTGATACAGAGTTGGATAAATTTAAGTTTTCTCAATCAGAAGAAAGCATTGCAGATGCTAACAAAATCATGGATGGTATAGAGAAGAAATATACGCGTTTAGCTCAGAGTGTTACAGAATTAATGACAACAGTAGAAACAAGCGACCGATTATATGACGAATCTAAACAAATTTATAGAGAAACAAAAAGAGAAGTATTGGCCAACAGACATCAATTTGGAGATGCTGCAGAGCTTATCGAGAAAAATATAGAAGCATTCCTACCTAGAATTGAGCAATATGAGGAGCTTGTTGCAGATGGACATTATATTAAAGCGAGCGGCCATATAGATCAACTCAACACTGATATGAAACGCATGCAAGAAGATATGAATGAAATTCCATTGTTAATCAAGGATGTCCAAAAAGAATTGCCAGGTCAATTCCAAGACTTGAAATTTGGTTGCAGAGATTTAAAGGTTGAAGGATATAATCTTGAACATGTTAAAGTGGAAGGTACATTACAAACTTTACGTGGCAAACTTAACTTAGTTGAACCATTAATTGGTAGACTAGAGTTAACTAAAGCTGACAGGATTATTAATGAAATCAATGATACTTTAGATGATATGTATGATCTGATTGAACATGAAGTTAAATCTAAAAATACAGTAGAACAATCTAAAGAAATCATTACAGATGAATTATTCCACGCTAAAGATATGAACTACACACTTCAAACTGAAATTGAGTATGTTAAAGAAAATTACTACATTTCCGAGGAAGATGTTCATAAAGTAAGACAATATGAAAATGAAATTCAAAATCTTATTAGCGTGTATGATGAAATCTTAGGAGAAATGGCTAAAACTAATGTTCGTTATAGTGAAGTGGAAGACAACTTACTATATATAGAAGAACATGTTCAAGTGATAAATGATAATCAACAAAAAATTCAAAATCACTTAGTATCACTTAGAGAAGATGAAGCGGCGGCTCAACAAAATACGTTACGTGTTCAAACTAAAAAAGAAGAAATATATCGAAATTTATTGGCTTCGAATTTACCAAGTGTACCTGAAAGATTTGTTATTATGAAGAATGAAATCGATCATGAAATTCGTGAGGTTAATAAAATTTTCAGTCAAAGACCGATCAATGTACAATATGTTAAAGATAAAGTCAGCAATATTGTACTACAAATGAATAAATTCGAAGATGAAACTACGGATGTGTTAATCAACGCAGTTCATGCAGAGACTTTAATTCAGTACGGTAATAGATATAGAAAAGAAAATAATGAATTGAATAAGAGTCTTAATGAAGCAGAAAGACTCTTTGCTAACAATAGATATAAACGAGCAATAGAAATTGCAGAGACAGCACTTGAAAAAGTTGAACCTGGAATTAGTAATAAAATTGAAGAAGATGTCAATAAACGATAA
- the thiI gene encoding tRNA uracil 4-sulfurtransferase ThiI, whose translation MNYDHILVRYGELTLKTGNRNMFVNKLKANLKSRLMPLQGYNVRANRDRMYIDVHEGADIEEMMSRIQTVFGVHSVSPVVRIEKELDAMKEIASKFADDFKDGDTFKIEVKRADKTFELDTFQLQQELGGHVLQNTENVTVNVKQPDHRIKVEVRKDAIYMYNRVLEGVGGLPVGTGGKTLLMLSGGIDSPVAGMEVMKRGVTIEAIHFHSPPYTSEQAKQKVIDLTKQLANLTNDIKLHIVPFTELQKQIHKVVEESYTMTSTRRMMLKVTEKLAHEIGAQAIVNGENLGQVASQTLGSMYAINSVTSMPILRPLLTFDKEDIVRKAKAINTFDLSIQPFEDCCTIFTPKNPKTNPKLEKVEYFESKFDFEDLIEEAVKNVETITISKHDDMQQQKDEWMDELL comes from the coding sequence ATGAATTATGATCACATATTAGTTAGATATGGTGAATTGACTTTAAAAACAGGTAACAGAAATATGTTTGTTAATAAATTAAAAGCAAATTTAAAAAGTAGGTTAATGCCACTTCAAGGCTATAATGTTCGTGCTAATCGTGACAGAATGTATATCGATGTACATGAAGGTGCAGATATTGAAGAAATGATGAGCCGTATTCAGACTGTATTTGGCGTACACTCTGTAAGCCCAGTTGTAAGAATTGAAAAAGAGTTAGATGCGATGAAAGAAATAGCTTCAAAGTTTGCTGACGACTTTAAAGATGGCGATACATTTAAAATTGAAGTAAAAAGAGCTGATAAAACATTTGAGCTTGATACATTTCAACTGCAACAAGAATTAGGTGGACATGTTCTTCAAAACACTGAAAATGTAACTGTAAATGTTAAACAGCCAGATCATAGAATAAAAGTTGAAGTTCGTAAAGATGCAATTTATATGTATAATCGTGTGCTTGAAGGTGTCGGAGGATTACCAGTTGGAACAGGTGGTAAAACATTACTCATGTTATCGGGTGGTATTGACTCACCAGTAGCAGGTATGGAAGTTATGAAAAGAGGCGTAACAATTGAAGCTATTCATTTTCATAGTCCACCATATACAAGTGAGCAAGCGAAACAGAAAGTTATTGATTTAACAAAACAACTTGCAAATTTAACAAATGATATTAAACTTCATATTGTTCCTTTTACAGAATTGCAGAAACAAATTCATAAAGTAGTAGAAGAAAGCTATACGATGACGAGTACTAGAAGAATGATGTTAAAAGTTACTGAAAAATTAGCACATGAGATTGGTGCTCAAGCAATTGTTAATGGAGAAAATCTTGGCCAAGTTGCGAGTCAAACGTTAGGTAGTATGTATGCAATTAATAGTGTGACATCTATGCCGATTTTAAGACCGTTGCTTACATTTGATAAAGAAGACATAGTTAGAAAAGCGAAAGCAATTAATACTTTTGATTTATCAATACAACCATTTGAAGATTGTTGTACAATATTTACACCTAAAAATCCGAAAACTAATCCGAAACTTGAAAAAGTTGAATACTTCGAGTCTAAATTTGATTTTGAAGATTTAATTGAAGAAGCGGTTAAAAATGTAGAAACCATTACAATTTCCAAGCATGATGATATGCAACAACAAAAAGATGAATGGATGGATGAACTACTTTAA
- a CDS encoding GAF domain-containing protein, translating into MPENQPNYTLLSRQLDGLLSGEKDLIANLSNSSAFINQFLPNINWVGFYLIKNNALKLGPFQGLPACVDIEIGKGVCGTAVAEKKSQLIEDVNAFPGHIACDANSQSEIVIPIYYNKEIIGVLDIDAPIKSRFDKADLEGLELLVQILEKHIHI; encoded by the coding sequence ATGCCGGAAAATCAACCAAATTATACATTACTTAGTAGACAACTTGACGGCTTATTATCAGGTGAGAAAGATTTAATTGCTAATTTAAGTAATTCATCAGCATTTATTAATCAATTCTTACCTAATATAAATTGGGTAGGTTTCTATCTTATAAAAAATAATGCACTAAAGCTTGGGCCATTTCAAGGATTACCAGCATGCGTTGATATTGAAATCGGAAAAGGTGTTTGTGGTACAGCAGTTGCTGAAAAGAAATCCCAACTTATAGAAGATGTTAATGCATTCCCCGGACATATAGCTTGCGATGCTAACAGCCAATCTGAAATCGTTATACCTATATACTATAACAAAGAAATTATTGGTGTGTTAGATATTGATGCGCCGATTAAATCAAGATTTGATAAAGCGGATCTTGAAGGTTTAGAGTTACTCGTTCAAATTCTTGAAAAGCATATTCATATATAA
- a CDS encoding SACOL1771 family peroxiredoxin — MTTHIFNLKGTWTKGRNASGHITTNNLSTRVSIPEVMDGPEIGTNPDEMLLGAASTCYMITLAAMIERSKIEIERIEVESKGHVEVENDIITYKKIEHFPIIYLSEEPDENLQKRLNRLVQKAEESCMVTRALAGNVQVVASGEIRF; from the coding sequence ATGACAACACATATTTTTAACTTAAAAGGAACTTGGACTAAAGGCAGAAATGCTTCTGGTCATATAACTACAAATAACTTATCAACACGCGTATCTATTCCAGAAGTAATGGATGGACCAGAAATTGGTACTAATCCAGATGAAATGTTACTTGGAGCTGCTTCTACTTGCTATATGATTACTTTAGCAGCTATGATCGAACGTTCAAAAATTGAAATCGAAAGAATTGAAGTAGAATCTAAAGGTCATGTTGAAGTTGAAAATGACATTATTACTTATAAAAAAATTGAACATTTCCCTATTATTTATTTAAGTGAAGAACCGGACGAAAATTTACAAAAACGGTTAAATAGGCTTGTTCAAAAAGCAGAAGAATCATGTATGGTTACACGTGCTTTAGCTGGAAATGTTCAAGTTGTAGCATCAGGTGAAATAAGATTTTAA
- a CDS encoding cysteine desulfurase family protein gives MIYLDNAATTKPNEDVIQSYTQMNTQYYFNPNSPHTAGVKIAHLIDKARENIKQYLNLNDKFDIIFTSGATESNNIALQGMAQMKKRFGKTILTTKIEHPSVLETMRALEDQGFNLKYINTTKDGKLDIESLKKLLNDDVVLVTCMHVNNIMGQIQPIEEISEILQKYPKVHFHVDGVQGFGKVPLNINLADSYSLSAHKFHGLKGSGILAITQIKMIQPIIFGGGQEYGVRSGTVNAPVNIALAKAMRQMNDRKDENIKALTQKGTEIRSFIEKYEGVRINSPKDAVPYILNVSFPGVKGEVLVNAFSKYEIYLSTTSACSSKKSSHNETLKAMGLSNMIIEGSIRLSIAPDLTNEQIEAFKDAFNKVYKEVKELLKYEL, from the coding sequence ATGATATATCTTGATAATGCTGCAACTACAAAGCCTAATGAGGATGTTATTCAATCTTATACGCAGATGAATACACAATATTATTTTAATCCTAATAGTCCTCATACAGCAGGTGTGAAAATTGCTCATTTAATTGATAAAGCAAGAGAAAATATTAAACAATATTTAAACTTGAACGACAAGTTCGACATAATTTTTACAAGTGGTGCTACTGAATCGAATAATATAGCATTGCAAGGCATGGCTCAAATGAAAAAAAGGTTTGGTAAAACGATATTAACAACTAAAATCGAACATCCTTCTGTATTGGAAACGATGAGAGCGCTTGAAGATCAAGGGTTTAATTTGAAATATATCAATACAACAAAAGATGGCAAACTGGATATTGAATCTTTAAAAAAATTACTCAATGATGATGTTGTACTTGTTACATGTATGCATGTGAATAATATAATGGGGCAAATTCAACCAATTGAAGAAATTAGCGAAATTCTACAGAAATATCCTAAAGTTCATTTCCATGTAGATGGGGTTCAAGGCTTCGGTAAAGTACCTTTGAATATAAATCTAGCAGATAGTTATAGTTTGAGTGCACATAAATTTCATGGTTTGAAAGGATCTGGCATTTTAGCCATTACGCAAATCAAGATGATTCAACCTATTATTTTTGGTGGTGGACAAGAGTATGGCGTAAGAAGTGGTACTGTAAACGCACCAGTAAATATCGCTTTAGCAAAAGCTATGAGACAAATGAATGATCGTAAAGATGAAAATATAAAAGCATTAACTCAAAAGGGCACTGAAATACGAAGCTTTATTGAAAAATATGAAGGTGTGCGCATTAATTCACCTAAAGATGCTGTTCCATATATATTAAATGTATCTTTTCCAGGCGTAAAAGGTGAAGTATTAGTTAATGCGTTTTCTAAATATGAAATTTATTTATCTACGACGAGTGCATGTTCTTCTAAAAAAAGCTCTCATAATGAAACGTTAAAAGCGATGGGTTTGAGTAATATGATCATCGAAGGAAGCATAAGATTGAGTATCGCACCTGATTTAACAAATGAACAAATAGAAGCATTTAAAGATGCCTTTAACAAAGTATATAAAGAGGTAAAGGAGTTATTAAAATATGAATTATGA